One region of Flavobacterium pisciphilum genomic DNA includes:
- a CDS encoding T9SS type A sorting domain-containing protein, whose translation MKTKLLLFFLIVAIVKIDAQQLIYNFSGNPIGLIKFNNNIFFNASSEGFGNEIWQTDGTISNATLLKDINPGNESSYSRLLNSSSAILNNKLYFIAKDGSSDGEIWKTDGTENGTTKVTSFINGRTLKLTTVGSYIYFLIKTIDDPLTSTLQVWRTDGTTGGTILVKENLPIWNTPTFEGKCNDTFIFTFQPPSTSNSRVWRSNGTLEGTFPITPEIDGNGSGGGTTALSQYIEHNNKLYFVSRNFLHETDGTLENTKKVGSLYEANTNLVAFSDVVEVNKNLYFMFYLQDNKSMSIWKFNPVSEDISIIYNNVFTAQYFSPSNLVKANNSLLFCASNKTEGGASLVSLDLANNAVSEVKTFSDVNIEKPLVFNKNFHTYTISKIRDNEYFIISGVDKGFKRKGWISNVVTHNIENISALDNVTYAITYNDYLYYSKDSKLWKYVNNLNTESIERKASLILYPNPSSDFIEINSSNEDKIDSIHVFDLNGKLVMNLSGYNNSNRIDISKLNQGTYIVEFKLNGASVSKKIIKK comes from the coding sequence ATGAAAACAAAACTACTTTTATTTTTTTTAATAGTTGCAATTGTCAAAATTGATGCCCAACAACTAATCTATAATTTTTCAGGTAATCCAATAGGCCTTATTAAATTTAATAATAATATTTTTTTTAATGCTTCTTCTGAAGGTTTTGGTAATGAAATATGGCAAACAGATGGAACTATCTCAAATGCGACTTTACTGAAAGACATAAACCCAGGCAACGAGAGTAGTTACTCTCGTTTATTAAATAGCAGCTCAGCAATTTTAAATAATAAATTGTATTTTATTGCAAAAGATGGGAGTTCAGATGGTGAAATTTGGAAGACGGACGGAACTGAAAATGGGACAACAAAGGTTACAAGTTTTATTAATGGAAGAACTTTAAAACTTACAACCGTAGGGAGCTACATATATTTCTTAATAAAAACAATTGATGACCCATTAACAAGCACATTACAAGTTTGGAGAACGGATGGAACAACAGGAGGGACAATATTAGTTAAAGAGAATTTGCCTATTTGGAATACCCCAACTTTTGAAGGCAAATGCAATGATACTTTTATATTTACATTTCAGCCTCCTAGCACAAGTAATTCCAGAGTTTGGAGGAGTAATGGTACTTTAGAAGGAACCTTTCCGATTACCCCTGAAATAGATGGAAATGGATCTGGTGGGGGGACTACAGCTTTAAGTCAATATATTGAACATAACAATAAGTTATATTTTGTTAGTAGAAATTTTCTACATGAGACTGATGGAACTCTCGAAAACACAAAAAAGGTTGGAAGTTTGTACGAAGCAAATACTAATTTGGTAGCATTTAGTGATGTTGTTGAAGTGAATAAAAATTTATATTTTATGTTTTATTTACAGGATAATAAGTCTATGTCAATATGGAAATTTAATCCTGTAAGTGAAGATATAAGTATTATATATAATAATGTTTTTACTGCTCAATATTTTTCTCCTTCTAATTTAGTAAAAGCAAATAATTCTTTGCTCTTTTGTGCATCAAATAAAACAGAGGGTGGTGCATCTTTGGTGTCATTAGATCTTGCTAATAATGCGGTATCAGAAGTAAAAACGTTTTCAGATGTTAATATAGAAAAGCCTTTAGTGTTTAATAAAAATTTTCACACATATACTATTTCTAAAATTAGAGATAACGAGTATTTTATTATATCTGGAGTAGACAAAGGTTTTAAACGAAAGGGATGGATTTCTAATGTGGTAACGCATAATATAGAAAATATTAGTGCATTAGATAATGTAACATATGCTATTACTTATAATGACTATTTATATTATTCAAAAGACAGTAAATTATGGAAATATGTCAATAATTTGAATACTGAATCGATAGAAAGGAAAGCTTCTTTAATACTTTATCCAAATCCTTCATCTGATTTTATAGAAATAAATTCAAGTAACGAAGATAAAATTGACAGTATTCATGTTTTTGATTTAAATGGGAAATTAGTAATGAACTTATCTGGGTATAATAATAGCAATAGAATTGATATATCTAAACTGAATCAAGGAACTTACATTGTGGAATTTAAGTTAAATGGAGCTTCAGTTAGTAAAAAAATAATAAAGAAATAA